The following coding sequences lie in one Synergistaceae bacterium genomic window:
- a CDS encoding 6-phosphofructokinase — protein sequence MSDKKIKRIGVLTSGGDAPGMNAVIRAVSRTANFFGIECIGIRRGWQGLINGDFIPITADVVRHTVGRGGTILYTARSEEFMTEKGREKAVATCKMLGLDGVVAVGGDGTFRGALELSRLGVPVMGIPATIDNDIGCTNYTIGFDSACNTAIDCIDKLRDTMQSHERCSVVEVMGRHAGFLALYVGLAVDATCVLVPEREIDFQVDVVERIQNARLSGITHFMIVVAEGAGSAIEIAQRIKDSLGMDPRVTVLGHIQRGGAPTGRDRETATRMGYYAVKAFAEGRSGSVICTREGGIVETPIEEALKMEKHLQMERYEILEATASLGVKH from the coding sequence ATGTCGGACAAGAAAATAAAACGTATAGGAGTCCTCACAAGCGGAGGAGACGCACCCGGAATGAATGCAGTTATACGCGCTGTATCAAGGACTGCAAATTTTTTCGGCATTGAATGTATCGGAATTAGACGAGGCTGGCAAGGTTTAATCAACGGCGATTTTATTCCAATTACAGCTGATGTCGTGCGTCATACAGTCGGAAGAGGCGGAACAATTTTATACACCGCACGAAGCGAAGAATTTATGACGGAAAAAGGCCGCGAAAAAGCTGTAGCAACGTGCAAAATGTTGGGTCTTGACGGCGTTGTTGCTGTAGGCGGCGACGGGACATTTAGAGGCGCTCTCGAACTTTCACGGCTTGGAGTTCCTGTCATGGGGATTCCTGCGACAATTGATAACGATATAGGCTGCACAAATTACACAATAGGTTTTGACTCGGCCTGCAACACTGCTATTGATTGCATTGACAAATTACGCGACACAATGCAGTCTCATGAAAGATGTTCCGTCGTTGAAGTAATGGGAAGGCACGCAGGATTTCTCGCGCTTTATGTCGGACTCGCGGTCGATGCAACGTGCGTGTTAGTTCCTGAACGCGAAATAGATTTTCAAGTCGATGTCGTCGAAAGAATCCAGAACGCAAGACTCTCAGGCATTACACATTTTATGATCGTCGTAGCAGAAGGTGCCGGCAGCGCAATAGAAATAGCACAACGCATAAAAGATTCTCTCGGCATGGATCCGCGTGTTACTGTTTTAGGACATATTCAACGAGGCGGCGCACCCACAGGACGGGACAGAGAAACAGCGACTCGAATGGGTTATTACGCTGTAAAGGCATTTGCTGAAGGACGTTCGGGAAGCGTTATTTGCACACGTGAGGGAGGAATCGTCGAGACTCCCATCGAAGAAGCCCTAAAAATGGAGAAACACTTACAAATGGAACGTTACGAAATTCTTGAGGCTACAGCGTCATTAGGTGTCAAGCACTAA